One Mycolicibacterium fortuitum subsp. fortuitum genomic window carries:
- a CDS encoding FmdB family zinc ribbon protein — MPTYSYACTECGNRFDAVQAFSDDALTSCPKCSGKLRKLFGSVGVVFKGSGFYRTDNRESGKSSSNGSPAKSSESTSSDSTSSSSASSSSSSSSSSSAAPAAAASS, encoded by the coding sequence GTGCCTACCTATTCCTACGCGTGCACTGAGTGCGGCAATCGGTTCGACGCGGTGCAGGCCTTCAGCGACGATGCGTTGACCAGCTGCCCCAAGTGCTCCGGCAAGCTGCGCAAGCTCTTTGGCTCGGTGGGCGTGGTGTTCAAGGGCAGCGGTTTCTACCGCACCGACAACCGCGAATCGGGCAAGAGCTCGTCCAACGGCTCGCCCGCCAAGAGCTCGGAGAGCACGTCGTCGGACTCGACCTCGTCATCGAGCGCTTCGTCGTCGTCGAGTTCGTCGAGCAGCTCGAGCGCCGCCCCGGCCGCGGCTGCATCCAGCTAG
- a CDS encoding HNH endonuclease family protein codes for MAVILVMLAVLGLAHMREAHPIEEPAPPAAQSAGYDRARMLLAGLPVKGWDRHTDYARYRFGEAWSDDVNVEFGHNGCNTRDDILRRDLAQLTVRPGTCYAATGVLHDPYTGVEIAFTRGPDTSGTVQIDHLVSLSDAWYKGARTWDPQRRKDFANDPRNLIAVAAQPNFDKAFRDAAGWLPPNAVFRCEFVARQVEVKAAYGLWVSAKEKQAMTAVLDNC; via the coding sequence GTGGCGGTAATCCTGGTCATGCTGGCGGTGCTCGGGCTGGCCCACATGCGGGAGGCCCACCCCATCGAGGAACCGGCCCCGCCTGCGGCCCAGTCCGCCGGCTACGACCGGGCCCGCATGCTCCTGGCCGGGTTGCCGGTCAAAGGCTGGGACCGCCACACCGACTACGCCCGCTACCGCTTCGGCGAGGCCTGGAGCGACGACGTCAACGTCGAGTTCGGCCACAACGGCTGCAACACCCGCGACGACATCCTGCGCCGCGACCTGGCGCAACTGACCGTGCGTCCCGGCACGTGCTACGCCGCCACCGGCGTGCTGCACGATCCGTACACCGGCGTCGAGATTGCCTTCACCCGCGGGCCCGACACGTCCGGCACCGTGCAAATCGACCACCTCGTGTCCCTGTCGGACGCCTGGTACAAGGGCGCGCGGACCTGGGACCCGCAGCGCCGCAAAGACTTCGCCAACGATCCGCGCAATCTGATCGCGGTCGCCGCACAACCCAACTTCGACAAGGCGTTCCGCGACGCGGCAGGATGGCTGCCACCCAATGCGGTGTTCCGCTGTGAGTTCGTGGCCCGTCAGGTCGAGGTGAAAGCCGCCTATGGGCTGTGGGTCTCGGCCAAAGAGAAGCAGGCGATGACGGCGGTGCTCGACAACTGCTAG